ATGGAGCGGACGACGCGGGAGGCCTCGGTGGTGACGGACGTCGTGCGGGACGTCACCGGGCACGCGCCGCGGACCTTCCGGCAGTGGGCGGAGGACCACCGCGCCGACTTCAGTTGACGCAGGGGACTCCGGGCGAGTCCTGGAGCAGCGGCGCCGCGTCGGGGGCGGCGCCGCTGCCCGACCCGCCGCTGCCCGACCCGCCGCCGCCCGGGGCGCCGGCCGCCGCCGACGCCGTGCGGCCCGCCAAGCTCGCCACGGCCTCGCGGACCGCCTTCGGGTCGATCTGCACGATGCTCTGGCCGTCCTCGCTGCGGCCGTTCGCGGTGATCACCGGGATCGTCGCGAACGTCAGGTCGCCCGAGGCGAGGCCCTTCGCCTGCTGCGCGAACTGCAGCAGGTCGAGGCCCGGGTCCACGGTCAGCGAACGGTGCACCGCGTCCATCAGGTCGTTGAGCGTGCCGGGACTGGCCAGCGTCCCCGCCGAGAGCAGCTGGTGCAGCGCCGACGACAGGAACGCCTGCTGCCGCACGATCCGGTCCAGGTCGCCGCGCGGCAGGTTCTTGCGCTGCCGGACGAAAGACAGTGCTTCGCCGCCCGACACCGTCTGCTCGCCGCGGCGGAAGTTCGCTCCCGAGTCCTTGTCCTCGGTCGCGTGGTTCAGGCACACCTTGACCCCGCCGAGCGCCTCGGTGAGCAGGTAGAAGCCCAGCAGGTTGATCTCGGCGTAGTGGTCGATCCGCACCTGTGTCAGGTCCTGCACGGTCTGCACCAGGACCCGGCGGCCCTCGGTGTCGGAGTCGCGCTCGATCTTCGCCTGGTCGCGCTCGCCCTGCCCGCGCAACGCCTGCGCGAAGTGCGCCTTCGCGATGCCGTACGCCGAGTTGATCTTCGCCTGGCCGCGGCCGGGGACGGTCGTCCACGTGTCGCGCGGGATCGAGACCGCCGACGGCTTGCCGCCGTTCTTCGGCACCCGCAGCAGGATCACCGTGTCCGTGTTCACCGCGCCGCTGTTGGCCTCGGTGCGCAGCTGCCGCAGCATCTTCGCCGGCAGTGGGTTGCCCTGCGCGTCCGTCCGCGCGTCGCTGCCGACGAGCAGGATGTCGTCCGCGCCGTCGTCCGCGGGCGGCGGCGCGGGTTCGCCGGCCCGCGGGGTGAGCGCGTCCGTCGTCGGGACCGTGCTCTGCAGCTGGTCCTTGGTGACGTAGGCGTAGCCGCTGGCGCCGAGCGCGAGCAGGGACACCAGGCCGGCCGCGATCCGGCGGGTCACCCGGCCGGCGCGCCGCGCCGGCGAAGGAGCCACCCGCGGGAACGGCGACGGCTTCCACTCGGGATCGTCGCGCTGAGTCACCGTCTCGGCGGCCGCGTCCGGCTCTTCCTGCTCGTCTTCCACGCTGGTTTACCTCCCCGGCCACCCTGCGTACGCAGTCTAGTTGACGCAGGGCACGTCGCCCGCCGTGATCGGCAGCGCGGCGGGGGCGGCCGAGGTGGCCGAGGTGACCGGCGGCTTCACGGCCGTGGACGTGGGCGCGCCACCCGGTCCGGCGGCCGAGCTCCGGAAGTCCTTGCCCAGCAGGACGCGCACGTGCCCGGCGGTCACGTCCCGGTCCGGCTCGGCCTGGACCGTGGTACCCAGGGCCTGCTTGACCAGGCCCAGCGCCGACTCGTCGGCCGGGTTGTAGCGGACCACCGTGGTGTTGCGGGTGCTCAGCCGCTGGTCGGCGGCCAGCGTGAAGCCCTTGCCCTGCAGCATGGTGTGCGTCTGGCCGGCCAGCGTCGGCGAGCCCGAGCCGTCGAACAGCTCGATCGTGACGGCCTTCGCGCCGGGCAGCTGCGCCGAGGACGACGGAGCCGCTGGGGTGTCGCCGTCCGACGTCAGCCGCGCCACCTCCGCCGCCACCTGGGCCTGGTCGACGCGCAGCACGTCGGCGCCGCCGATGTTCGCGTTGCCGAGGGTGGGGATGGTGTGGAACTCGATGTTGCCGCCGGTCAGCCCGCGCATCTGCTCGGCGAACTCGGTCAGGTCCCAGCCCTGGGACAGCACGACGGACTTCTTCACGGCCGACACGAGGTCGGCGATCTTCACCGGGCTCGTCAGCACGTCGGTCGAGAGCACCTTGCGGGCCAGCCCGGACAGGAACGCCTGCTGCCGGGCGATCCGGTCGAGGTCGTAGTTCGGCAGGCCGTAGCGCTGGCGGACGAACGCGAGCGCCTGCACGCCTTCGATCGTCTGGCGCCCGCCCGGCAGGTCGACACCGGACTTCACTTCCTTGACCGGCCCCTTGAGACAGACCTCGACGCCGCCGATGGACTTGGTGATCTCGTAGAAGCTCGCCAGGTTGACCTCGGCGTAGCGGTCGATCATGCCCGGCTTGCCGATGAACTTCTCGAGCGTGGCGATGAGGTTCTTCCGCCCGGCGACCTTCGCCTGCGCGTCGGCCTCCTTGAGGTCGGTCATGCCCTGGCGCTGCAACGTCCGGTACGTGTCCGTGTACGCGTAGACGAACGCGCTGTTGAGCTTGTGCTTGCCGAAGCCGCCGGTCAGCTCCACCCAGGAGTCGCGGGGGAACGAGATCGCGATCGCGTGCTTCCCGTTCTGGGGGATGTGCACGAGGATCATCGTGTCGGTGTTCAGCTCGCCGTCGGAAACGCCGGCGTGCAGCATGTCCAGCACCTCGCGGGGCAGCGGGTTGCCCTGCGCGTCGGTGCGGCTGTCCTGGCCCACCAGCAGGATGTCGATCGCGCCGTCGAGCGGTTTCGCGTGCGCCTCGGTGTCGGCGAAGACGTTCGTCGTGGTCAGCCCGGTGTTCGGGTCGCCGATGTAGTTCCAGCCGTACCAGGCCAGGGCCAGGACGGCCACCGACAGCAGGGAGACCACCACTTTGCCGCCGCGGCGCGCGAAGATCGCGACGCCGTGGCTGGTGTCTTGCTTTCGCCGCGCCGGGACGGTCGGCGCAGCCTCTTCGGTCACGCGCTTCCTCCCCTGTGAAACCCCGTGCTTCCCCCAGCACACCCATGTGCGTCCAACCAGACTCTACTGAGACCCGTGTGGGACCTCCGTAGGCTGGGGGGCGAACGGCCCCGCCCGGGGCGTGAGGAAAGGCGG
This window of the Amycolatopsis balhimycina FH 1894 genome carries:
- a CDS encoding LCP family protein, yielding MEDEQEEPDAAAETVTQRDDPEWKPSPFPRVAPSPARRAGRVTRRIAAGLVSLLALGASGYAYVTKDQLQSTVPTTDALTPRAGEPAPPPADDGADDILLVGSDARTDAQGNPLPAKMLRQLRTEANSGAVNTDTVILLRVPKNGGKPSAVSIPRDTWTTVPGRGQAKINSAYGIAKAHFAQALRGQGERDQAKIERDSDTEGRRVLVQTVQDLTQVRIDHYAEINLLGFYLLTEALGGVKVCLNHATEDKDSGANFRRGEQTVSGGEALSFVRQRKNLPRGDLDRIVRQQAFLSSALHQLLSAGTLASPGTLNDLMDAVHRSLTVDPGLDLLQFAQQAKGLASGDLTFATIPVITANGRSEDGQSIVQIDPKAVREAVASLAGRTASAAAGAPGGGGSGSGGSGSGAAPDAAPLLQDSPGVPCVN
- a CDS encoding LCP family protein, giving the protein MTEEAAPTVPARRKQDTSHGVAIFARRGGKVVVSLLSVAVLALAWYGWNYIGDPNTGLTTTNVFADTEAHAKPLDGAIDILLVGQDSRTDAQGNPLPREVLDMLHAGVSDGELNTDTMILVHIPQNGKHAIAISFPRDSWVELTGGFGKHKLNSAFVYAYTDTYRTLQRQGMTDLKEADAQAKVAGRKNLIATLEKFIGKPGMIDRYAEVNLASFYEITKSIGGVEVCLKGPVKEVKSGVDLPGGRQTIEGVQALAFVRQRYGLPNYDLDRIARQQAFLSGLARKVLSTDVLTSPVKIADLVSAVKKSVVLSQGWDLTEFAEQMRGLTGGNIEFHTIPTLGNANIGGADVLRVDQAQVAAEVARLTSDGDTPAAPSSSAQLPGAKAVTIELFDGSGSPTLAGQTHTMLQGKGFTLAADQRLSTRNTTVVRYNPADESALGLVKQALGTTVQAEPDRDVTAGHVRVLLGKDFRSSAAGPGGAPTSTAVKPPVTSATSAAPAALPITAGDVPCVN